A single genomic interval of Corylus avellana chromosome ca10, CavTom2PMs-1.0 harbors:
- the LOC132162863 gene encoding uncharacterized protein LOC132162863: MSREVLLRSLAESRRQTTLAEKAKDRRRIGEVAGGTAAECAAICCCCPCSVMNLLILAVYKVPAGLCRKAWKQKKRQRLIKKKKPSKQMTMTTGLLSHRPGSAVAVSTLAEFGAAEMMKRPSGDEDKEDDEKGDGATEAVDLEKEMRDRFFGGGFWRSPSQRETSGQYA, encoded by the coding sequence ATGAGCCGGGAGGTTCTGCTGCGATCTCTGGCAGAGAGTAGGCGGCAGACAACGCTGGCGGAGAAGGCGAAGGACAGGCGGCGGATAGGGGAGGTGGCAGGAGGGACGGCGGCGGAGTGCGCTGCGATATGCTGCTGCTGTCCGTGCAGCGTAATGAACCTGCTCATCCTGGCCGTCTACAAGGTCCCCGCCGGTCTGTGCAGGAAGGCCTGGAAACAGAAAAAACGTCAGCGTttgatcaagaagaagaagccgTCGAAGCAGATGACGATGACGACGGGCCTGCTGTCGCACAGGCCCGGGAGTGCCGTTGCTGTCTCCACGCTCGCGGAATTTGGCGCGGCGGAGATGATGAAGAGGCCGAGTGGCGATGAAGACAAAGAGGATGATGAGAAGGGCGATGGAGCAACGGAGGCCGTCGATTTGGAAAAGGAAATGCGGGACCGGTTCTTTGGGGGTGGATTCTGGAGGAGTCCGTCTCAGAGAGAAACGTCAGGACAGTAcgcataa